In Pedobacter heparinus DSM 2366, the following are encoded in one genomic region:
- a CDS encoding DUF3826 domain-containing protein gives MINRTTKFLMSCCLMAGISFIFINGADAQELIIPADVSAKAAEYTAALKLDDAAKSKRVESVVAIHMTQVKDWHNAHPATTVPAGINPVTGSKLTELDRTIIADSAMPETVHKDLMEGLRKELSTEQVETILDKYTIGKVDFTMKGYKAIVPDLSTTEEAKILGFLKEAREMAVDYKNMKQISAIFEIYKTKSEQFLNNNGRNWRTLYSDYTKKIKAEKANKKQ, from the coding sequence ATGATAAACAGAACCACAAAATTTTTAATGAGCTGCTGCCTGATGGCTGGTATTTCCTTCATTTTCATAAATGGGGCGGATGCCCAGGAACTAATTATTCCGGCAGATGTGAGTGCCAAAGCCGCTGAATATACTGCTGCATTAAAACTGGATGATGCCGCAAAAAGCAAACGTGTAGAAAGTGTGGTCGCCATACACATGACCCAGGTAAAAGACTGGCACAACGCCCATCCGGCTACTACAGTGCCTGCAGGTATCAATCCTGTAACGGGCAGCAAATTAACTGAGCTTGACCGTACCATTATAGCCGATTCGGCCATGCCGGAAACCGTACACAAAGATTTAATGGAAGGGCTGCGCAAAGAGCTAAGCACGGAACAGGTAGAAACGATACTGGACAAATACACAATAGGTAAAGTAGATTTTACCATGAAAGGCTATAAGGCCATTGTACCAGACCTCAGCACTACGGAAGAAGCGAAAATTCTTGGTTTTTTGAAAGAAGCCCGCGAAATGGCAGTAGATTACAAGAACATGAAGCAGATCTCGGCCATTTTCGAGATCTACAAAACCAAATCTGAGCAGTTCCTGAACAATAACGGCCGCAACTGGAGGACATTGTACAGTGATTATACCAAAAAGATCAAGGCCGAGAAAGCAAATAAAAAGCAATAA
- a CDS encoding alpha-L-rhamnosidase — MNLKRHILLTAILMLNLSIAFSQVTLQNLRCEMLQNPLGIDVARPRLSWQIASTRNDVQQTAYHILVASSLAKLTENDADIWNSGKVNSAESLYNLYAGQTLKSKNKYYWKVKVYTSKGESSWSQPAFWLMGLLHYKDWEGRWIGFDRFFTGDNEAGARLSARYFRKEFSTTKTVASATAYLMGMGLYELYIDGQKIGDQVLAPTATDYTKNIKYNTLDVTEQLRQGGNHAIGVILGNGRFFAMRQSKAYKVKTFGLPKLLLQVNIKYTDGSTATIKTDDTWKGTADGPILANNEYDGEIYDARKEFKGWSEPGFKEDKWLRAEYVQEPGGTYEAQLNEGMKVMKTLSPVSITRRPNGNYILDFGQNFSGWVKFNVKGPRGTSVSLRFAESLEPNGELFRTNLRDARATDIYTLKGEGTETWAPRFTYQGFRYVELNGYPGVPQKSDFSGCLVYDDMKTAGTFESSNSLLNQIFKNAWWGIASNYKGMPVDCPQRNERQPWLGDRTVGAYGESFLFDNTALYKKWLDDIRYAQKEDGAIPDVAPAFWRYYSDNVTWPATLLFVADMLYRQTGDSTVIRKNYPAVKKWMSYMKDRYMSSEGIMTKDSYGDWCAPPATAEDGKGVNADQKHPSALIATAYYYHLANMMAGYSALTGNAGDREGYTRLAAEVKNAFNRKFYNSQGYYGDNKLTDNLLPVYFGLVEEADKGRVVMQICSIIEEKNNGHLSTGLIGTQFLMRTLTEAGRPDLAYRIASQKTYPSWGYMIENGATAIWELWNGNTAAPKMNSQNHVMMLGDLMIWYYENLAGIKAAAPGFKEITMKPELIEGLNNVTAGYQSVYGLIKSSWTKTGKKFSWNISIPPNTRAKAYLPASMQSQVKKGATADGAKYIMAENGRVVFELKSGEYAFVVEQ, encoded by the coding sequence ATGAACCTTAAAAGACATATCCTACTCACAGCGATTTTAATGCTGAACCTCAGCATTGCTTTTTCGCAGGTAACGCTGCAAAACCTGCGCTGTGAAATGCTGCAAAACCCTTTGGGAATTGATGTGGCCAGGCCCCGTTTAAGCTGGCAGATCGCCTCAACCCGAAATGATGTGCAGCAGACTGCCTATCATATCCTGGTTGCTTCATCGCTGGCCAAACTTACTGAAAATGATGCCGATATCTGGAATTCAGGCAAAGTCAATTCAGCGGAATCTTTGTACAACCTGTATGCCGGGCAGACCTTAAAAAGTAAAAATAAATATTACTGGAAAGTAAAAGTTTATACCAGTAAAGGCGAAAGCAGCTGGAGCCAGCCAGCCTTCTGGCTAATGGGATTATTGCATTATAAAGATTGGGAAGGCAGATGGATAGGTTTTGACCGCTTTTTTACCGGCGACAATGAGGCAGGGGCAAGGCTATCTGCCCGTTATTTCAGAAAAGAGTTCAGCACCACTAAAACTGTAGCCTCAGCAACCGCCTACCTGATGGGCATGGGTTTGTATGAGCTGTATATAGATGGGCAAAAAATTGGCGACCAGGTGCTGGCACCGACGGCAACCGATTATACAAAAAATATAAAATACAATACCCTTGATGTCACTGAGCAGCTTAGGCAGGGTGGAAACCACGCTATAGGTGTTATACTAGGCAACGGTCGTTTTTTTGCCATGCGCCAGTCCAAAGCTTATAAAGTAAAAACATTCGGACTACCTAAACTATTGCTACAGGTAAACATTAAATATACAGATGGTTCAACGGCAACCATAAAAACAGATGATACCTGGAAAGGCACAGCCGATGGACCAATTCTGGCCAATAATGAGTACGATGGAGAAATATATGATGCCCGGAAAGAATTTAAAGGATGGAGCGAACCAGGATTTAAGGAAGACAAATGGCTACGGGCCGAATATGTACAGGAACCCGGGGGAACTTATGAAGCCCAGTTAAACGAAGGCATGAAAGTCATGAAAACGCTGTCGCCCGTATCCATTACCAGACGCCCGAATGGCAATTACATCCTCGATTTCGGCCAGAACTTTTCGGGCTGGGTAAAATTTAATGTCAAAGGGCCTCGTGGAACAAGCGTTTCCCTGCGTTTTGCTGAATCACTGGAGCCCAATGGTGAGCTGTTCAGGACCAATCTTCGTGATGCCAGGGCCACCGATATTTACACGCTTAAAGGAGAAGGGACTGAAACCTGGGCACCAAGGTTTACTTATCAGGGCTTCCGGTATGTAGAGTTGAATGGATATCCTGGTGTTCCGCAAAAAAGTGATTTCTCGGGATGCCTGGTCTATGATGACATGAAAACTGCAGGTACTTTTGAGTCATCGAACAGCCTGCTTAACCAGATTTTCAAAAACGCATGGTGGGGCATTGCATCTAATTACAAAGGGATGCCTGTCGACTGCCCACAGCGCAATGAACGTCAGCCCTGGTTGGGCGATAGGACCGTAGGTGCTTATGGCGAAAGTTTTTTGTTTGACAATACGGCATTGTATAAAAAATGGCTGGATGACATCCGATATGCCCAGAAAGAAGATGGAGCAATACCGGATGTGGCCCCGGCATTCTGGCGTTATTATAGCGACAATGTAACCTGGCCTGCAACCTTACTTTTTGTAGCAGATATGCTGTACCGGCAAACGGGTGACAGCACAGTGATCCGTAAAAATTATCCGGCAGTAAAAAAATGGATGAGCTATATGAAAGACAGGTACATGAGCAGTGAAGGGATCATGACCAAAGACAGCTATGGCGACTGGTGTGCACCGCCTGCAACAGCCGAGGATGGCAAAGGGGTAAATGCTGATCAGAAACACCCGAGTGCCTTAATTGCTACGGCTTATTATTATCACCTGGCCAACATGATGGCCGGTTACAGCGCACTTACAGGAAATGCAGGAGATAGGGAAGGCTATACCAGATTGGCTGCTGAGGTAAAAAATGCTTTTAACCGTAAATTTTATAATTCGCAGGGATATTATGGCGACAATAAATTAACGGACAATTTGTTGCCGGTCTACTTTGGCCTGGTAGAAGAAGCCGATAAAGGAAGAGTAGTAATGCAAATCTGTTCCATAATTGAGGAAAAAAACAATGGGCATCTCAGTACAGGGTTAATCGGCACACAATTTTTAATGCGTACCCTTACTGAAGCAGGAAGGCCTGACCTGGCCTATAGAATTGCCTCGCAGAAAACCTATCCGTCCTGGGGTTACATGATTGAAAATGGTGCAACTGCCATTTGGGAATTATGGAATGGAAATACTGCTGCACCTAAAATGAATTCGCAGAACCATGTTATGATGCTGGGCGATTTAATGATCTGGTATTATGAAAATCTTGCTGGTATTAAAGCTGCTGCACCTGGTTTCAAAGAAATCACCATGAAGCCAGAGCTGATTGAAGGACTCAACAATGTAACTGCAGGTTATCAGTCGGTATACGGCCTTATAAAAAGCAGCTGGACCAAAACCGGTAAAAAATTTAGCTGGAACATCAGTATTCCGCCAAATACCAGGGCAAAAGCCTACCTGCCTGCCAGCATGCAAAGCCAGGTAAAAAAAGGAGCTACAGCTGATGGAGCGAAGTATATCATGGCAGAAAATGGAAGGGTAGTATTTGAGTTGAAATCAGGAGAATATGCTTTTGTAGTTGAACAATAG